TTAAAGCTCATTTGATGTGCGGAGTCAAAACCCATGTCGTGACTAGCGTTGAAGTCAGCCCGACCGAAACTGCCGACGCTCCCCAGCTTCCCCAACTGGTAACCGCAACTGCTCAGACGTTCAATATCAATGAAGTATCGGCTGACAAGGCATATTCTAGCCGGAAGAATCTTCACGCCATTCAAGCTGTCAACGCCACGCCTTACATTCCATTCAAAAGCTACTCTAAAGGTAGTCAGGGAAGCAAGAAGTTTGACGGCCTCTGGAATAAGATGTGGCACTTCTACAGCTTCAATCAAGATGCTTTCTTGGCTCATTATCATAAACGGTCTAATGTGGAAACAGCCTTCTCTATGATTAAAATGAAATTCGGAGCAAACGTAAAATCCAAGTCTCCGGTCGCTCAGGTCAATGAAGTCCTCTGTAAAATCCTTTGCCATAATATCTGTGTCCTGATACAATCTATTTACGAGTTAGGGCTTGAACCGACATTTTGGACTTTTGATACAAAGGAAGCGGTTGTTCCAAAAGTCACCCCGAATTACGGCTTTTGATACAAAGCCCCCTTGACGGGAGAGGTTAGGTGAGGGTGATACCTTAACCAAGAGCTCCCTCAATCCGGATTAACACTCCATCCAAGTTCCGCAAAACATCATTATTCCAGAATCTTATTACTTTATAGCCTCTATCTTCAAGATAACCGGTTCTGAGCTCATCTTTTGCCCTGTTGCTTTGTTCATCATGCTGACCGCCATCAATTTCAATAATCAGCATTGTATCGAAGCTCACGAAGTCAACAATATAGCTCCCTATTGGCTGTTGTCGGCGAAACTTAACCTGGCAAAGCTGCTTGTTTCGCAAACGTGACCAGAGCAACCTTTCGGCTTCAGTTTGTTCCCTTCTGAGTCCTCTGGCTAATGGTACTTGCTGTCCGTATTTATGCATTCGGAAGTTTCTAGACCCCTCACCTTAGTCCTCTCCCGCAGAGGGGAGAGGAGATTGGAAAAGGGGCGGATCCCCTTTGGTTCTCTGTTTATGACCTTATACTTTCCCAATATTTAATTTGGGATAAGTTTCCTTATAGTTACTGATTTCTTTGCCAAGTGATTTTTCAAGAGCTTTATCCTTAGTTAAAAAGAAGAGTCTAATTTCACCATCCTCAATATAATCAATCAGCAAGCTACCTCCGGTCTCCTTGAGTTTTATAGATCTGTCGTAAAAGTATTTTTGAATGTTACTTTGAGTGCGTATACGTGGGAAATGCTGATAAAGCATCAAGATTGAACTCTTGTCCATACGCTCAAATAAATTATTTAATTCGCAGTACTTGATGTGCTTATCTCTAGTCCTCTTGACTTGCAACCCTACATCCGGGTCAACAAATATCAAGGATTTCGGCGGGAGTTTCTTACTTACATCTTGGAAATATCTCTCCCTTTCTTCGTGATGAAAGTAGTCTCCAAAAATCTCTGCCTCAATACCATACTTTTTTAAAAAGCCTCGCAGTTTTTTAACATCCCTTTTGTTCCTATCAGCAAATCTGTCTAAGAAAGTT
This DNA window, taken from Dehalococcoidales bacterium, encodes the following:
- a CDS encoding endonuclease domain-containing protein, which produces MHKYGQQVPLARGLRREQTEAERLLWSRLRNKQLCQVKFRRQQPIGSYIVDFVSFDTMLIIEIDGGQHDEQSNRAKDELRTGYLEDRGYKVIRFWNNDVLRNLDGVLIRIEGALG